Part of the Rhipicephalus sanguineus isolate Rsan-2018 unplaced genomic scaffold, BIME_Rsan_1.4 Seq556, whole genome shotgun sequence genome is shown below.
TCCGAAGTATAACCTTTGTGGTAGCGGCGAGGGCATTCTCGGGTCCTTTCTGGAAGCTGCAGTCGACGCCGAATGCTGCGCGACCCACGTAGTCCATGGTTAGCTTTTGGTAAAGCTCGAAAACATTCGCTTCACGGCCGGTGTCAGCATGCTCTCCGACGATGTCCAGGTAAATAGCCGCGCCTTTATTAAGATCTGCCAACATCTAATGAGATGTAAGAAATTTTCGATTATTAGACGAAGCGTGAAAGGTTGCCCGATAAGTATaatcagagtccttcaatactttacTTTTGTATCGAAGGACTCGGGTACAACTACATGCTGCTTACCACAGCTTATGGGAGAACAGATATTAATCGTTAACTTCAAGTGTTCTTCCGGCTTCGGTAAAGTATCCCTTAAACCAAAA
Proteins encoded:
- the LOC119377722 gene encoding cytochrome P450 3A24 yields the protein MEQKHPLLRNAIVYAEGAQWRNMRRCVASGFTPAKLKQMLADLNKGAAIYLDIVGEHADTGREANVFELYQKLTMDYVGRAAFGVDCSFQKGPENALAATTKVILRSIMKGPFHFLCRKCRMRSIRAITLCRAVR